A DNA window from Drosophila pseudoobscura strain MV-25-SWS-2005 chromosome 2, UCI_Dpse_MV25, whole genome shotgun sequence contains the following coding sequences:
- the LOC4803122 gene encoding tetratricopeptide repeat protein 14 homolog isoform X1: MNIEYIGKAISYHGQPLQKIWDDERGSEELRQMGLTQMNFSVYLERQKYFTFQERAKRLKVHQFLTRKATELYDRGLVANVMEDSVVAIGSECLVQQPPYEFFTQLKDKRKAWTYRLDVLKQGSIIYASVMSLPRFNRLMVKPLCSEEPLHVYLADIPIKATIMQTNWGPLPLDKQGNPRQFGPNDILRCEICQISSDAERLALNMIGMYQKSPDLKLGLCDIKDLPKYYRQIHNLEHPSSVHYEDMLRFAPEFENPNYDLLFQVNGLQPNENFSMMGHLKFGYPEAEYATELRQKQASQWAFRSVADGIEHFKNGQQVEAFQCLNKALNIDPRNVEGLVARGALYANRGSFLKGLQDFEKALSLNKYHVNARIYMCETLVALGRSYEEKNCIPEAVKAYNDCLNLLPQHAEARLSLDALQRCSNLPPGVVVPPPVPVGNAVGDGKHTLNSTDVVDLAQTSDESSSSSGGSVESDSEDPTGRARDNSSSGTHQPQFGGGGGDDKLAIIDAEKANEFKLDEDETISNVRRLLREANKHKKAKKKGKKKKDKKEKKSKSRSRNNSIAGDDDDVDPIELLKKIDIKQAFSQDTLMQNVGSDAELKARLREYLQKGGGHNASPPPPPPSMARKPEPFGGGNKRTSYDDMGPSTSRHAHAAASAFTSNAAAAGASTSVQVAQQVAARFQDQKKPLQQAQVQPTPRFSFQIKRPLQMDKFGLLRLAVPDPQKTIGRSSSSRSRSRSRSRSNRRRSERRRSTSRRRSRRNSRSRSHSPLRRTRTRSRSRRRRSISRSRSRSRSPRRFGGRFGRGRRFERRSRSRSVHRRRTPSPFVPRRTPSPFVPRRTPSPASRFRRTRSRSRSRSYSPRRFQSRFMPRGRGRGRGRSQNRYSWFNHDQRPNTRASESNGRSVSPAKKDDGLDSKKRSDDPKRSADGHKKNANDPTIEEVDEMIKNAQKERKQGLIEATSKEVKD, from the exons atgaatattgaatatatcGGCAAGGCGATCAGCTACCATGGCCAGCCGCTGCAAAAGATTTGGGACGATGAGCGTGGCAGCGAGGAGTTGCGCCAGATGGGCCTCACCCAAATGAACTTCAGTGTGTACCTGGAGCGACAGAAGTATTTTACATTTCAGGAGCGTGCCAAGCGCCTCAAAGTGCATCAGTTCTTGACCAGAAAGGCGACGGAGCTGTACGATCGCGGTCTGGTGGCCAATGTTATGGAGGATTCTGTGGTGGCTATCG GTAGCGAATGCCTTGTTCAGCAGCCCCCATACGAGTTCTTCACACAACTCAAGGACAAACGGAAAGCCTGGACATATCGCTTGGATGTCCTCAAACAGGGCAGCATTATCTATGCCTCGGTCATGAGTTTGCCCCGTTTCAATCGTTTGATGGTTAAGCCCCTGTGCTCTGAAGAACCACTGCACGTGTATCTGGCAGATATACCCATAAAG GCCACCATAATGCAAACAAATTGGGGTCCTCTGCCACTGGACAAACAGGGAAATCCGCGTCAATTCGGTCCCAACGACATACTCCGCTGCGAGATCTGTCAAATCTCATCGGATGCCGAACGTCTGGCCCTGAATATGATTGGCATGTACCAGAAATCGCCAGATCTGAAGCTCGGGCTCTGCGACATCAAGGATCTGCCCAAATACTATCG ACAAATCCATAATCTGGAGCATCCTTCGTCCGTGCACTATGAGGATATGTTGCGTTTTGCGCCGGAATTTGAGAATCCCAACTATGATTTACTCTTTCAAGTGAATGGCCTGCAGCCCAACGAGAACTTTTCAATGATGGGACACCTGAAGTTTGGCTACCCGGAGGCGGAATATGCCACAGAGCTGCGACAGAAGCAGGCCTCCCAGTGGGCATTTCG CTCCGTGGCTGATGGCATTGAGCACTTTAAGAATGGCCAGCAAGTTGAGGCCTTTCAGTGCCTGAATAAGGCATTGAACATTGATCCGCGCAATGTTGAGGGCTTGGTGGCGCGCGGTGCCCTCTACGCGAATCGTGGCAGCTTCCTAAAGGGTCTGCAAGACTTCGAGAAGGCCCTAAGCTTGAATAAGTACCATGTGAATGCGCGTATATACATGTGCGAGACCCTGGTGGCACTTGGACGTAGCTACGAAGAGAAGAACTGCATACCCGAAGCGGTCAAGGCCTACAATGATTGCCTGAATCTATTGCCCCAGCATGCGGAGGCACGTCTCTCGTTGGATGCTCTCCAGCGCTGCTCAAATCTGCCTCCAGGAGTCGTAGTCCCACCCCCCGTCCCAGTCGGAAATGCTGTTGGCGATGGTAAGCATACACTGAACAGCACCGATGTTGTCGATTTGGCCCAAACATCGGACGAGTCCAGCTCCTCCAGTGGCGGCAGTGTTGAAAGTGATAGCGAGGATCCAA CTGGAAGAGCACgtgacaacagcagcagcggcacacATCAGCCACAGtttggcggcggtggcggtgacGACAAGCTGGCCATCATCGATGCCGAAAAGGCCAACGAATTCAAGCTGGACGAAGACGAGACCATCTCCAATGTCCGGCGACTGCTGCGCGAGGCCAACAAGCACAAAAAGGCCAAAAAGAAGggtaaaaagaaaaaggataaaaaggaaaagaaatcgaaatcaaGGTCCAGAAACAACAGCATCGCCGGggacgatgatgatgtggaTCCCATCGAACTGCTCAAAAAGATTGACATTAAACAGGCCTTCAG TCAGGACAC GCTAATGCAAAATGTCGGCAGCGATGCCGAACTGAAAGCCAGGCTACGGGAGTACTTGCAAAAGGGTGGCGGACACAATGCCtcaccgccgccaccaccaccgtcGATGGCACGCAAACCGGAACCGTTTGGAGGCGGCAACAAAAGGACAAGCTACGATGACATGGGACCCAGCACTTCACGGCATGCGCATGCGGCAGCTTCTGCTTTTACCTCgaatgctgcagctgctggtgcAAGTACCAGCGTACAGGTGGCACAGCAGGTGGCAGCCAGATTCCAGGATCAAAAGAAACCACTACAGCAGGCACAGGTGCAGCCGACGCCCAGGTTCTCCTTCCAAATCAAGCGGCCCCTGCAAATGGACAAGTTCGGATTGCTGCGTCTGGCCGTACCGGATCCGCAGAAGACTATtgggcgcagcagcagctcgcgTAGTCGGAGCCGCAGCCGGAGTCGCTCGAACAGGAGACGCAGCGAGCGGCGTCGCAGCACATCGAGGCGCAGAAGCCGTCGCAATTCGCGTTCCCGTTCACACAGCCCATTGCGACGTACCAGAACCAGGTCGCGGTCGAGGAGGCGTCGTTCTATATCGCGTTCCCGCAGTCGCTCCCGATCGCCACGACGATTTGGTGGCCGATTTGGACGTGGTCGACGCTTCGAGCGACGCTCTCGCTCACGTTCCGTTCACCGGCGGCGTACGCCGTCGCCCTTTGTGCCGCGCCGCACACCATCACCATTTGTGCCCCGGCGCACACCCTCGCCAGCGTCACGTTTCCGACGCACTCGGTCCCGCAGCCGGTCGCGCAGCTACAGTCCGCGTCGCTTTCAATCTCGTTTTATGCCACGGGGACGTGGCCGCGGACGCGGCAGGAGCCAGAATCGATACTCGTGGTTTAACCATGACCAGCGGCCGAATACTCGGGCCTCGGAATCGAATGGACGTAGTGTTAGTCCGGCCAAAAAGGACGACGGTCTTGATTCTAAAAAGAGATCCGATGATCCGAAAAGGAGCGCCGATGGTCACAAAAAGAATGCAAATGATCCCACCATCGAAGAGGTGGACGAAATGAtcaaaaatgcacaaaagGAACGCAAACAGGGACTCATCGAGGCGACATCCAAGGAGGTCAAAGATTAA
- the LOC4803122 gene encoding tetratricopeptide repeat protein 14 homolog isoform X2, with protein sequence MNIEYIGKAISYHGQPLQKIWDDERGSEELRQMGLTQMNFSVYLERQKYFTFQERAKRLKVHQFLTRKATELYDRGLVANVMEDSVVAIGSECLVQQPPYEFFTQLKDKRKAWTYRLDVLKQGSIIYASVMSLPRFNRLMVKPLCSEEPLHVYLADIPIKATIMQTNWGPLPLDKQGNPRQFGPNDILRCEICQISSDAERLALNMIGMYQKSPDLKLGLCDIKDLPKYYRQIHNLEHPSSVHYEDMLRFAPEFENPNYDLLFQVNGLQPNENFSMMGHLKFGYPEAEYATELRQKQASQWAFRSVADGIEHFKNGQQVEAFQCLNKALNIDPRNVEGLVARGALYANRGSFLKGLQDFEKALSLNKYHVNARIYMCETLVALGRSYEEKNCIPEAVKAYNDCLNLLPQHAEARLSLDALQRCSNLPPGVVVPPPVPVGNAVGDGKHTLNSTDVVDLAQTSDESSSSSGGSVESDSEDPTGRARDNSSSGTHQPQFGGGGGDDKLAIIDAEKANEFKLDEDETISNVRRLLREANKHKKAKKKGKKKKDKKEKKSKSRSRNNSIAGDDDDVDPIELLKKIDIKQAFRLMQNVGSDAELKARLREYLQKGGGHNASPPPPPPSMARKPEPFGGGNKRTSYDDMGPSTSRHAHAAASAFTSNAAAAGASTSVQVAQQVAARFQDQKKPLQQAQVQPTPRFSFQIKRPLQMDKFGLLRLAVPDPQKTIGRSSSSRSRSRSRSRSNRRRSERRRSTSRRRSRRNSRSRSHSPLRRTRTRSRSRRRRSISRSRSRSRSPRRFGGRFGRGRRFERRSRSRSVHRRRTPSPFVPRRTPSPFVPRRTPSPASRFRRTRSRSRSRSYSPRRFQSRFMPRGRGRGRGRSQNRYSWFNHDQRPNTRASESNGRSVSPAKKDDGLDSKKRSDDPKRSADGHKKNANDPTIEEVDEMIKNAQKERKQGLIEATSKEVKD encoded by the exons atgaatattgaatatatcGGCAAGGCGATCAGCTACCATGGCCAGCCGCTGCAAAAGATTTGGGACGATGAGCGTGGCAGCGAGGAGTTGCGCCAGATGGGCCTCACCCAAATGAACTTCAGTGTGTACCTGGAGCGACAGAAGTATTTTACATTTCAGGAGCGTGCCAAGCGCCTCAAAGTGCATCAGTTCTTGACCAGAAAGGCGACGGAGCTGTACGATCGCGGTCTGGTGGCCAATGTTATGGAGGATTCTGTGGTGGCTATCG GTAGCGAATGCCTTGTTCAGCAGCCCCCATACGAGTTCTTCACACAACTCAAGGACAAACGGAAAGCCTGGACATATCGCTTGGATGTCCTCAAACAGGGCAGCATTATCTATGCCTCGGTCATGAGTTTGCCCCGTTTCAATCGTTTGATGGTTAAGCCCCTGTGCTCTGAAGAACCACTGCACGTGTATCTGGCAGATATACCCATAAAG GCCACCATAATGCAAACAAATTGGGGTCCTCTGCCACTGGACAAACAGGGAAATCCGCGTCAATTCGGTCCCAACGACATACTCCGCTGCGAGATCTGTCAAATCTCATCGGATGCCGAACGTCTGGCCCTGAATATGATTGGCATGTACCAGAAATCGCCAGATCTGAAGCTCGGGCTCTGCGACATCAAGGATCTGCCCAAATACTATCG ACAAATCCATAATCTGGAGCATCCTTCGTCCGTGCACTATGAGGATATGTTGCGTTTTGCGCCGGAATTTGAGAATCCCAACTATGATTTACTCTTTCAAGTGAATGGCCTGCAGCCCAACGAGAACTTTTCAATGATGGGACACCTGAAGTTTGGCTACCCGGAGGCGGAATATGCCACAGAGCTGCGACAGAAGCAGGCCTCCCAGTGGGCATTTCG CTCCGTGGCTGATGGCATTGAGCACTTTAAGAATGGCCAGCAAGTTGAGGCCTTTCAGTGCCTGAATAAGGCATTGAACATTGATCCGCGCAATGTTGAGGGCTTGGTGGCGCGCGGTGCCCTCTACGCGAATCGTGGCAGCTTCCTAAAGGGTCTGCAAGACTTCGAGAAGGCCCTAAGCTTGAATAAGTACCATGTGAATGCGCGTATATACATGTGCGAGACCCTGGTGGCACTTGGACGTAGCTACGAAGAGAAGAACTGCATACCCGAAGCGGTCAAGGCCTACAATGATTGCCTGAATCTATTGCCCCAGCATGCGGAGGCACGTCTCTCGTTGGATGCTCTCCAGCGCTGCTCAAATCTGCCTCCAGGAGTCGTAGTCCCACCCCCCGTCCCAGTCGGAAATGCTGTTGGCGATGGTAAGCATACACTGAACAGCACCGATGTTGTCGATTTGGCCCAAACATCGGACGAGTCCAGCTCCTCCAGTGGCGGCAGTGTTGAAAGTGATAGCGAGGATCCAA CTGGAAGAGCACgtgacaacagcagcagcggcacacATCAGCCACAGtttggcggcggtggcggtgacGACAAGCTGGCCATCATCGATGCCGAAAAGGCCAACGAATTCAAGCTGGACGAAGACGAGACCATCTCCAATGTCCGGCGACTGCTGCGCGAGGCCAACAAGCACAAAAAGGCCAAAAAGAAGggtaaaaagaaaaaggataaaaaggaaaagaaatcgaaatcaaGGTCCAGAAACAACAGCATCGCCGGggacgatgatgatgtggaTCCCATCGAACTGCTCAAAAAGATTGACATTAAACAGGCCTTCAG GCTAATGCAAAATGTCGGCAGCGATGCCGAACTGAAAGCCAGGCTACGGGAGTACTTGCAAAAGGGTGGCGGACACAATGCCtcaccgccgccaccaccaccgtcGATGGCACGCAAACCGGAACCGTTTGGAGGCGGCAACAAAAGGACAAGCTACGATGACATGGGACCCAGCACTTCACGGCATGCGCATGCGGCAGCTTCTGCTTTTACCTCgaatgctgcagctgctggtgcAAGTACCAGCGTACAGGTGGCACAGCAGGTGGCAGCCAGATTCCAGGATCAAAAGAAACCACTACAGCAGGCACAGGTGCAGCCGACGCCCAGGTTCTCCTTCCAAATCAAGCGGCCCCTGCAAATGGACAAGTTCGGATTGCTGCGTCTGGCCGTACCGGATCCGCAGAAGACTATtgggcgcagcagcagctcgcgTAGTCGGAGCCGCAGCCGGAGTCGCTCGAACAGGAGACGCAGCGAGCGGCGTCGCAGCACATCGAGGCGCAGAAGCCGTCGCAATTCGCGTTCCCGTTCACACAGCCCATTGCGACGTACCAGAACCAGGTCGCGGTCGAGGAGGCGTCGTTCTATATCGCGTTCCCGCAGTCGCTCCCGATCGCCACGACGATTTGGTGGCCGATTTGGACGTGGTCGACGCTTCGAGCGACGCTCTCGCTCACGTTCCGTTCACCGGCGGCGTACGCCGTCGCCCTTTGTGCCGCGCCGCACACCATCACCATTTGTGCCCCGGCGCACACCCTCGCCAGCGTCACGTTTCCGACGCACTCGGTCCCGCAGCCGGTCGCGCAGCTACAGTCCGCGTCGCTTTCAATCTCGTTTTATGCCACGGGGACGTGGCCGCGGACGCGGCAGGAGCCAGAATCGATACTCGTGGTTTAACCATGACCAGCGGCCGAATACTCGGGCCTCGGAATCGAATGGACGTAGTGTTAGTCCGGCCAAAAAGGACGACGGTCTTGATTCTAAAAAGAGATCCGATGATCCGAAAAGGAGCGCCGATGGTCACAAAAAGAATGCAAATGATCCCACCATCGAAGAGGTGGACGAAATGAtcaaaaatgcacaaaagGAACGCAAACAGGGACTCATCGAGGCGACATCCAAGGAGGTCAAAGATTAA